DNA sequence from the Limisphaerales bacterium genome:
AAAACGCAGGCAAGCCTGGCGGCGAATGGAACCGCTACGACATCACACTGGTCGATCGCCACGTCACCGTCATCCTGAACGGCCAAAAGATCATCGACAATCAACCCATCCCTGGCTGCACCAACGGCGCATTGCAGTCGGACGAAACGGTTCCCGGGCCGCTCTATCTCCAAGGCGATCACACCGCCGTCAGCTACCGCAATATCATCCTGCGACCGGTGATTCGCTAATGGCTCAGGGATCGAAAGCGCTGCGTCGGTGGCCATGGGTTCCGCATTGGGCCATTCGATCCGGCGGGATTGGGGCGGTCACCCCGAAGGTGTGGCAGATCCAAGGCAACGTCCTGCAAACCTTGGCGTGGCTGATCTCCGGGATCGTTATTTACAGCATGCTGATTGCCGCGTTATGGATGGTCGTTCCTGCCGCATTAACCCAACCTTTAATTCCTAATTCGACCGACGCATGATGATTCGACTGCCTTTACTTCTTGGATGTTTATTTTGGGCCAACGCACACGCGGCCGACTGGCCGCAGGCTGCCGG
Encoded proteins:
- a CDS encoding DUF1080 domain-containing protein, which produces NAGKPGGEWNRYDITLVDRHVTVILNGQKIIDNQPIPGCTNGALQSDETVPGPLYLQGDHTAVSYRNIILRPVIR